One genomic segment of Strix aluco isolate bStrAlu1 chromosome 9, bStrAlu1.hap1, whole genome shotgun sequence includes these proteins:
- the COPS7B gene encoding COP9 signalosome complex subunit 7b isoform X2, with translation MAGEQKPSCNLLEQFILLAKGTSGSALTALINQVLEAPGVYVFGELLELTNVQELAEGSHAAYFQLLSLFAYGTYPDYVANKDNLPELTVTQKNKLKHLTIVSLASRMKCIPYSVLLKDLDMRNLRELEDLIIEAVYTDIIQGKLDQRNQVLEVDFCIGRDIQKKDISNIVKTLQEWCDGCEAVLLGIEQQVLRANQYKENHHRTQQQVEMEVTNIKKTLKATASSSAQEMEQQLVERECPPHTEQRQPTKKMSKVKGLVSSRH, from the exons ATGGCAGGAGAACAGAAACCGTCCTGCAATCTTCTAGAGCAGTTTATTTTACTAGCCAAAGGTACAAGTGGCTCAGCTCTGACTGCTCTTATAAATCAAGTGCTGGAGGCTCCTGGGGTTTATGTCTTCGGAGAGCTATTGGAGTTAACAAATGTGCAAGAG CTTGCTGAAGGGTCTCATGCTGCTTATTTCCAGTTGTTGAGCCTGTTTGCATATGGAACATACCCAGACTATGTAG CAAACAAAGATAACCTGCCTGAATTAACGGTGACTCAGAAAAACAAGCTGAAACACTTGACGATTGTAAGCCTGGCTTCCAGAATGAAG TGCATTCCCTATTCTGTGTTGCTGAAGGACCTGGATATGAGGAATCTGAGGGAGTTGGAAGATCTGATTATTGAAGCGGTTTATACAGATATTATCCAGGGGAAGTTGGATCAACGAAACCAGGTGCTAGAGGTGGACTTTTGTATCGGCAGAGACATTCAGAAGAAGGACATCAGTAACATTGTCAAAACACTCCAGGAATG GTGTGATGGTTGTGAAGCGGTTCTTTTAGGAATTGAGCAGCAAGTACTTAGAGCCAACCAATACAAAGAGAACCACCACCGAACTCAACAGCAGGTAGAGATGGAG GTCACaaacataaagaaaacattaaaagctaCAGCCTCGTCGTCGGCACAGGAGATGGAACAGCAGCTGGTAGAGCGAGAGTGCCCTCCACACACAGAACAAAGGCAGCCCACAAAGAAGATGTCCAAAGTCAAAGGGCTGGTCTCCAGCCGTCACTAG
- the COPS7B gene encoding COP9 signalosome complex subunit 7b isoform X3, whose protein sequence is MAGEQKPSCNLLEQFILLAKGTSGSALTALINQVLEAPGVYVFGELLELTNVQELAEGSHAAYFQLLSLFAYGTYPDYVANKDNLPELTVTQKNKLKHLTIVSLASRMKCIPYSVLLKDLDMRNLRELEDLIIEAVYTDIIQGKLDQRNQVLEVDFCIGRDIQKKDISNIVKTLQEWCDGCEAVLLGIEQQVLRANQYKENHHRTQQQVEMELLESTSSYRITCQL, encoded by the exons ATGGCAGGAGAACAGAAACCGTCCTGCAATCTTCTAGAGCAGTTTATTTTACTAGCCAAAGGTACAAGTGGCTCAGCTCTGACTGCTCTTATAAATCAAGTGCTGGAGGCTCCTGGGGTTTATGTCTTCGGAGAGCTATTGGAGTTAACAAATGTGCAAGAG CTTGCTGAAGGGTCTCATGCTGCTTATTTCCAGTTGTTGAGCCTGTTTGCATATGGAACATACCCAGACTATGTAG CAAACAAAGATAACCTGCCTGAATTAACGGTGACTCAGAAAAACAAGCTGAAACACTTGACGATTGTAAGCCTGGCTTCCAGAATGAAG TGCATTCCCTATTCTGTGTTGCTGAAGGACCTGGATATGAGGAATCTGAGGGAGTTGGAAGATCTGATTATTGAAGCGGTTTATACAGATATTATCCAGGGGAAGTTGGATCAACGAAACCAGGTGCTAGAGGTGGACTTTTGTATCGGCAGAGACATTCAGAAGAAGGACATCAGTAACATTGTCAAAACACTCCAGGAATG GTGTGATGGTTGTGAAGCGGTTCTTTTAGGAATTGAGCAGCAAGTACTTAGAGCCAACCAATACAAAGAGAACCACCACCGAACTCAACAGCAGGTAGAGATGGAG CTGTTAGAGAGCACCAGTTCCTACAGGATCACCTGCCAGCTGTGA